The Archocentrus centrarchus isolate MPI-CPG fArcCen1 chromosome 5, fArcCen1, whole genome shotgun sequence genome contains the following window.
CCTCGGAAACCCACGCAGTGTTGACACCCCACTTGTATATAtggcctttaaaaaaacaaaagatttagaggatggatggatgtgaaaATACGTAATATTTTGGGGTTGCAGGACACGAATGACAGTTTATTCCCCTGGGGGTTTACCACATGCTTAAGTAGTCTTATAAACAGAGGTTGTAGTCATGTTAAGTCCCGACCcagaatttctttcttttttttttcctgtcagatGGTTTGGAGCTTTCTTAAGCTCTCGGTTCTGCTAAATCCATTCTCTGTTAACATCATGTGGTGTGGAAAACTGTACAATGGAAAAACACATCACAGAGTGGCAAATAGACATTGAATCAGCTATGAAACCGAAGTATAATGATGTCGTGAGCAGTCTCGGTGGTCTGCCAACCTGTCATCTCCTTCCAGACCTCACACAGAAAATTTCTCTGTCTTTTCTGGTTTCCCCTCTTTCTCTGTACCTGTGTCTgcctctgtcctctttttctgtctctattcctctcttctctctccaggAATTTGTCATACAACAACTTAACTCGTCTGGATGAAGGAAGTCTGGCTGTGCTTGGGGATCTCCACACCCTCCGGCTGGGCCACAACTCTATCAGCCACATCAATGAGGGAGCCTTCAGAGGCCTCAAGGCTTTACGCATCCTGTAAGTACAccagcacccccccaccccacccccacccccaaccacCATTACCAAGCCCCAAACGGCCCCCCAACAACCCACTCATTATGTTTCTGCCCCTGCTGACCACAAGGGTAAGATGTGCCACTTGGGAGCAGTGAAAATTGAGACGCTTAATTTTGGTTTTGCCTGCGTGACATTTGATATTTAGGCTTACGAAGTCCCTTCATTTCACTTAAGAAAGAGGGAACTCTTAATTTTCAATGAGGGTTTACTCTCATTTGCATTCATGTCTTTTGCAAGTTGTCTGTTGTCGTGGTTTCTGTAGCAACTTCTTACTTTTTTGTGCCTTTTCTCACTTTGTTACTTTAgttttgtttgggggttttgttttgtctccaaaCACCCAACAATCTTGGATCTAAAAGGGTTTTGTGTTACTCAGCTCCCTTGAGATCcttccttgcttttttttttttttttgaaggcatGAATAAAGACAGAGGGTCCCCCCATGTGCACAAAAAgcccaaagaaagaaaaggagagaacCATGGGGAGAAAGCCGATGGATAAATCCAGCAGAAAAACTTGGGGGTCTTGGTCTCTAACCAAGGTCTTCTTGGCTGAGCTGTtcacagagagagagccagGGAGGAGAGTAATGCCAGAGCTTGCTAGAAAGGCTCTCTGACGGCGGGGTCAGAAGCCAAGGCACACAAGGCTTCTCCCTCTGCTGGCACACTGGGTGCTAGATCACTAGCTACAGAGGGAAGAGTAGGGGGTGGAACAGAGAGCTTTCACTGCCATATCTCAGCCCTTctcgtgtttttctttcttgtctttAATTAGTCGCTTTGTTTCATTTGGCTGCACACTTTCAAAGCCCTCTTAATGCCCAGTTCTTCCCCTCTGTTATTCTAAGCATGTTCTGTCATCTCCTTACGATATCCCACAATACACATAATCGGTCTTGATTTTGGAtgatatttctttttctctttctccttttcttgtACCGCTCCTGCTCTGTGTCTTTGAGGCAGGCCTAATCTAATCAGCGGTGGGGAGGACACGCATAGCCTGGGCCCTATAAAGGAGCCGGGGGAGCTTTAATTGGGCCTGAGCTGCTGATTGTGCTGGCATGGGGCTGGAGCCTGAAACGGGGTGTGAAAGCTCCAAACAAGCCAGCCTGCCCTCTAATTCGGCCACAGGGGTCGTTGGCTCATCGGGGCCCCCTTTTCCATGCTTCATCTCTCCGCTCTGCAGCCCCCACCGCTGCCCTTGCTTTAACAAGGCAATAGCCTttaacatccatccagccaGAAAGAGTAGGAAATTGGCAGCTCCAGTCCAGTCAAACTAAGACAGTGGTcagcaaaatgtgaaaagaacCAAAAGGGGATAAGAGAGGCTTGGAAAACAAATGGGAGGAGGAGTGGAGGCTGtcattgtggtggtggtggtggtggtgctggtggaGGGGTGGGGCTGACCATTAACCCCGAAGGCCTTTCCCAAGTTTGAGGAAAGTCTTTTAATGGCTCAGAGAAGTTCTCAGACtctgttgcttttctttttgatcaCCGTGCAGCAGGGTGGAGTGGTGGCTCCTGAGCAGCTATGACTTCACCAAAAGAGGTAGTTCTTTCGCAGAAGGACGCAGAAGCATTCATCAAGTGTTTGGAAACCCCCAACTTTTGTTCACTGAATCTCTTCTGTCTTTGTCTGGCCATGACTAAGCTCGGCCGCTAACCCCATCAACACTCTTGGCTGTACCATACTTGCCAAGCATTGGACTTACAGTCCCAACTGTCTGGCTTCTCACAGGGCATTGTGTTCTCGCCAGTCCCTCCATGCCATCATGAATTATACATGTTTCCCCGCGCTGGGGTTTGCCTCGACACACCAATGCACATGCTCAAGTATTCACGTGCACACTGCTTCTCCACCCCTCTAAGGAAAGAATGTGCTTGGTTGGCAGAGCAGAGTGGCAGAGGGGCTCTTAAGGCCaggtgcgggggggggggggggggggggggggggggcgaagGGGGTAACCTGTGACTTCCAGAGCAGCTTCTGCCAGGGCTGTGAACCGCTTCAGCGCTGGCAGGCCCTGTCCCtattcctctcctctccttcccgCCTTCCATCGTTCTtattctcctcttttctctcgtTCTCCCAGGGAGCTGGACCATAACGACATCTCAGGCACAATAGAGGACACCAACGGGGCCTTTTCTGGATTGGACAGCCTCATCAAGCTGTAAGTGTCTACCCTCCTTTTCATCCCTCTGTCCTGGCTTCTCTCAGCTctcttcaaaaaacaaaaacagacagagaggagTGAGCTCCATCATTTTCCTGCATCCCAAAGCCATTCTAGTTTAAGTCTGTAGAGTTTGGAAATGTGAGACACCTGCCCCCCGTCAGAACCCCATGATTCACTTGAAAAGAACATGCTCACACTGAGCAATGGCTTAAAGGTCCCctcttcattcattttattttttacacaagGCTTGCTCatgaaaaaaagtaattttttccctctcctctcATTCTGTGGAGgccactttctctgcagttcATTCTAGCTTTCATCTTGTGATTTCATTGTTTCCCTGAAGCTTTATGGGCAAACTGGGTTCTCTGTGCTGATAATGGCTGGaaaaatgagtcatttttatcagtttttgtttttttgttcaggATTACTCATCAGTGTTTTCAAATGGCTTGTAAAAAGTTCAATGTCAAAAGTTAGAGAGCTGAGAAATTAGAGGGCGTGAAGTTTCTGGCAATGAGCAGCAATCATCAACCTGCAGGATGAAAAGATGATGTCCAGCCAAGATGGTTCCCAGTGTGAGCACTGCTGAAAGAAAGAATGAgcgaaagagggagagaaagggcTTTTCTTTGAGCTGGCAGGGGTTCCCTCCCCAATAGGCTTATTACTATTTCTCCTCCATAGCTGCACTCCTCTCATCCCATCGTTCCCAGTCTCTGTTGTTAGGAACCGAGAGAGGGTGAAATTGAGGACTGCATTCAgtcatcaaacatcaaacgcCTCACAAGCCCCGCCCCCTGACCCTGCCCCTTTTGTCACGGCGTTGTCGGAAGCTGCCTGATGCATCCCAATGCTGGCAAAGCAAgccatgggaaaaaaaataagagatgggggaaaaaaaagaaaaggaatcgGACATCAAAGTGTCCATTACACGAGTTCccgttttaaaaaaaatgttttaaagcagCTTGTGAATGCCACCACATGAGATGGAAGTGGAGCTTACAGCTCAAAAGATGATTTTGGATTTGATTCAACTTAATTTCATTccttcaaaaacaaaagatgcaAAAAATGGCAAAGAAGCCTTTCTCGTCATCCGTGCGACAGGGCagccatttgtttgtgtgtacatgtggacGAGTTTGAACACTGGGCTCTTCTTTGTGAGCCAGCCAGCCGTGTCTCCTCTTCCTGCATAGTGAAGGCTacaagaggaaagaggaggtGGCAGTGGGGGAGAAGGTGAAGGAAGGGGATTAAGACCCCAGATCGGAGGGAAAAGCAACTAGATTCTTGGCTTGACAGACACTCAAATGATTACACGTATGTCCTTACAAGCTCTGCagggaagaacaaaaaaaagagtccaCACACAGCCGTGCCTGGTCATTGCTTTTAGATTCTAATAAAGATAAAAGTGGTCtttgagcagcagcacagagccCAGGTGCCCCCACCCACATCCACAACCCCGTTCAATCTCCCGTACCCTTCCTCTTGGCTAATCTCCACACAGTTCAGATTTCCAATACCTCAATCCACCTCAGTCTTATCAGATTCAGCCTGGCTAATTGTGCTTCTCTCCCTGTCTTGCTCTCTCTTCTTAACCCCCCACTCCCCCACCTCAATCTATCGGCACTCTTCATGTTTGGAAACGGCAGGACTCTGTTTGGAAACAAGATCAAATCGGTGGCCAAGAAAGCCTTCTCTGGCTTGGAGACCCTGGAACACCTGTGAGTATCCCACGagtgaggaggggggggggggggggggggggggggggggggggggggaataagGTTTCGTGTAAGTAAGGTTGGGGTTGCCAAAAGTAGCTGGCAGAGAGGAGGTTGCTAGCATCTTTGTAAGAGGTGAAGATGTAAGGGGGTTTTGTAAGCGTCCTAGCACAGTCTCAGATTTGGCCTTTTTTCCCGGGGCTCTGTGCAGGAACAAAATTACTGAGCATATGGTGAGCTCCATAGAAGAGATGGAATTCCTATAAGCTTTTTCACAGGACTATGTGAAATGAGGGGTGGGGAGTGATGGAAAAGCTGGAGTGTATTCTGGTACATGAAGATCTGGATATTACCACCGTGGTTTAAAGTTTGTCAGATCGTGTGCGTAGGTATGGCTATAATTTGTGTACACTTGATGAAACGGTGTGTAACGTCTCTACAGGAACTTGGGGGAGAACGCTATTCGTTCCATTCAGCCCGATGCCTTCAGTAAGATGAGGAACCTCAAAAGCCTGTGAGTTCTAACACCAATCATTCTGTGTGCAGAAACGTGTGCTTACAGAGCCAGCCAGCAGGAAATACATAAACAGATGCCATACATGTGACACGTGCTTTTCTTTTCCATCTCCTCCAGTCTCATTCAGAGCAACAGTTTGCGGTGTGACTGCCAGCTCCACTGGTTGCCCGACTGGTTGGTGGCACGCAGTTTGCAGGCCGGTATCAACGCCACCTGTGCCCACCCAGAAAGTCTGAAGGGAAAGAGCATCTTTGAGGTTCCGTCCAGCAGCTTTGTGTGCGGTgagttgtatgtgtgtgtctgtgttatgtGGCTGCGTGTGACGAGCAAGAGGCGTTCAAGGCACAGATGAATCCCGGGCAGCTTATTGCTGTTCCATTGTTTATATAGTTGCCCGTATTTGGGCGGTGTTTTTGTTTAGCTCTGcacttgtgtgttttattttctccctTTCCCTTTAAAATAACTGCCCTCACACttattctgtcttgtttttaaCACCCAACTTCCTGTCCTTCCTCCATTGCTTTTTTTTAGATGACCTCCCCAAGCCTCAGATCACCGTACAGccagaaaacacagtgacagTCCTCGGTAGTGAGGTTCGCCTCACCTGTACAGCTGCCAGCAGCAGTTCCTCCCCCATGACCTTTGCCTGGCGTAAGGACCAGGAGCTCCTTCGTAACGCCGAAATGGAGAACTATGCCCATGTGCGTGCTCACCACCAGGGTGCGACGCCAGATTTGCCgggtgcaggaggaggaggcgtgATGGAGTACACTACAATCCTGCACCTGCGCCACGTCACTTTTGCCCACGAGGGTCGTTACCAGTGCATCATCACCAACCACTTTGGCTCCACCTACTCAAGCAAGGCCCGGGTCATCGTCAATGGTATGTCGTTAATGGCTTCTTATCATAGTCACCATCATCTATATGACTATTTAAGGAGCTCGTTGGGTCATTGCAAttgcaaaaatgtatttgttttaaattgatCATTCATTTATTGAAACTGAGAAACAGAAGAATTTTAGTGATGCAGTGACATGTTCGGATAGGCAGGAGAAATCGCCAGGATCTCGGCTGATATGTGTGTTGATTACACAATTTCCACGATTTTATATTGTTTCAActgtttatattatatttaactCAATTTTGAAAGAGTGGGCCCACACTGAGCTCTTCCTTGGCTACAGTAaagtctcctctctctgtcgctgcctctcgctctctccctctgtgagCGTCCATCTTTCCTAAGTTGGTATTTGGAACAAATTGATTTAGCTGCATGTCATCGCTGACAGGGTTGATCTCTTCTGCGCTCTGGCAGGGAACCAAACTCTGAATAAATACTGTCCAACTGCAGAAAAGCAGTGTGAAAAAGTCTCCATCAGACCTTTGGCTTCTTCTTAGCTCTCTCTGTTGCTCCTTGCTCATAGCAGATCATATGTTTTCTGCCTATAAGGTTGTAGGGTGCTTACCTAACAATATAATGTCCAATCAAACTGAATTCAGTTTTTGTCAAAATGATTTTCCTGCCTGTTGTTTTGGCATACTCGTGTATAAGGTAAGGCTTCCTGCTATTCTAACTGGAAGTTCCTTGATTTGAatgtcagcagcagctggaaaaaTGAATGAGCAGCTCTGTGATTCTTTACAACTGCTGTCGAAGTTCTTTATCCAAAACTGTTCGAGCAGACTGAGCAAAAGTATTTGTCTGTATCAAAGGTCAATCTGTTTTGATCCACCAATACTGAAGGAATTTTGCGGATTTTCCATCCATAGTTCTGCCGTCCTTTGTGAAGACTCCCAGGGACAGCACCATCCGAACCGGCCACACCGCCAGGCTGGAGTGCGCTGCAGAGGGTCACCCGGCGCCTCAGATCGCCTGGCAGAAGGACGGCGGCACAGATTTCCCCGCTGCCCGCGAACGTCGAATGCACGTCATGCCAGACGATGACGTATTCTTCATCATGGACGTCAAGCCGGAAGACATGGGCGTTTACAGCTGCACCGCCAAAAACACAGCGGGCACGGTCTCTGCCAACGCAACCCTCACCGTGCTGGGTAAGAGCTGTGAATTCAGCACATTGTCCCATCTTAGGCTTGTGCTGTGCAGTCCCGCAGTTTCAAAAACGAGCCCTTGCAAATAGCCGGGTGCTCGTTGGGGAATCGGTCAGTCCGAGGCAGAATGAgaatctttatattttgctttctcGCCAGCTGTGGCTTTGCTGCAGGTCAGGGGTTAGAGGTCAAAGTTAGGGGTCAAAGGAGGGATGCTGGGGGATCGAGGGGGATTCACAGAGGGGTGTTTGTTAGACAtttaccacccccccccccccttctcctctctctgtgtgaggGACAGTCATAGCTGCTTCACTGCATGCCTCAGTGCTCCCAGTTTATTGGCTGTTTTACACtgttaaacaaaacagagcttCTCTCCTATAACCACCTCAGCACATAGCTCATCTTTGTCCTTAACCTACTGTTGTACAGAGAGCCCGCAGATGGCAATTTCTATATTTAAAATACTGGTTTAGTATCACATTTGCATGTTGTTGAGGGATTAACCCACATAACAGTGCAGAATACTGAAGCAAGCTACCATACCTCCACGCTGAATGGGCAGTGTTTTGGTCTGAGTGATGGAGAAGGAGGGGTAGCCTGTAGTCGAGGGGCCCCTGTCGGAAAGAAAGTGGTGGGGGAGAAAAATGGGAGCCAAAGAAGAACTGCAGTGGTGGaagtgtggagggggggggttaaagGGAATTTAGAGAAAAAGAGTTGAGGGGgtagtagagagagagagagaaggagggagaaagTATTGATAGGCCCACTGAAGTGGGTTAAGTGAAATCTCTTAATCTGTGTACGTCCCACTGTGAAGGGAAGTGCTCAGTCTGAGAGGAGAGGCCACCTTTAACATGCACACCATCGCTCAGTCCAGTGTGCTCAATTCATCTTCTTCATTCCTCTGAAGAAGATTCTGCCCCAACAGAAATGTTGTTGGTGCCACAGTCAAAAAGGTTTGAAGTTTCAGGAGATTTTAGACTTCAACGGCATTGCATTTGTATCAATGTCATTCTTAGAAGAGAGATAAGCTTTCAGTGGCTGGACATCTCAGTTTGTATGCAGACTGTCCAACTGAATCACCACAATCCAGCAGTCTGTAATTGATATAGTGAACAGTCGATGTTAAAGAAAACTGTAGAACCGCTGACAccatggaaaaaaagaaatcactgacCTCAGGAACCCTGCAGCCTTTTATGATAAAACTCATCACCCCACTCTTCCACAGAAACACCCCACTTGGCCCAGGACCTGGAGGACCGCAGCGTTGCAGTCGGGGACACGGTGGCCCTGCAGTGCAAAGCCCTCGGCAGCCCGCCCCCGCGCATCACCTGGCTGCGCCACGACCAGCCGCTGCGCCCCTCTGACAGACACCACTTCACGCCGGGGAACCAGCTGCTGGTCATCGGCTCTGCCTCGCTGGAGGACGCCGGGCGCTACACCTGCCTCATGTCCAACACCCTGGGCACAGAGCGTGCTCACAGCCAGCTGGTGGTGACTCAGCGCAGGAGCACTTGCACCGCAACAACGGGCCCGAGCACGGTCACTATAGGGATCATTGTTATCGCTGTGGTTACAAGTATTGTGGTGACGTCGCTGGTGTGGGTGTGCATCATCTACCAGACGAGGAAAAAAAGCGAGGACTGCAGTGTGACCAACACGGGTGAGCTTGGAATGGAGCTCAAAACACATATTTGATCTAAAATAGAAGAAGATACTAAAACAGCATGTGTGCCACAGTTCTGGCTCTGATGTCTGCCTCTTCTCTGTCCCAGATGAGACGATTGTTCATCCAGACGTATCCAGCTACCTCTCCTCCCAGGGCACTCTGTCCGAGCGGCAGGATGTGTGCATCCGCGTGGAGGCCGGCGGTGGACCTCAGCCCAACGGACACGTTGTAGACACCACAGGTATCGTTAAAAGTTCACTCTTTGCTTCCGAATGTTTGCACTACAGCCAGCAGTTTCTCCCACTTCCCTTGGTGTGTTGCATAATGATGAAAGGAGTGCTGCTGCTCTGGAAAGACCAGTATTTGAtcagtattaaaaataatcacagcAGACACCCTCACCACAATGCTGGCACACAGTTGATGACTTTCTGCCTCCAAATCACTTGTTTTTCTCGCTGTGGCTGCCTGCAGGTTTCGATGGTGCGGTGCTGTGCACAGACTGTATGGAGAATGGGAACAGCTACTCCAAAGATCCCGACTACCTGGCCCATGGGTTTGGTCCTGCTGCAGGCATGGAGTACCAGCAGCAGCTTATTCCACCACCCTACTCTTACTGTCACCCACGGGAACAGCATGATCCCGGGTCACACACAACCCCGCTCTGCAACGGCACCCCCAACAGGATCCGAAAGAACTCTGAAGGATCAGCGTTGCCAAAAAACCACAATACAACACTGAACCAATACGATAGAAAAGGTATGGTGATTAATGTTGTGAGTTTAACTGTGCTTTTAAAGTTTTGGGGGGAAAAGCCCTCAGCAAAACAAATGCCAGCAACTTTATCCAATAAATCCACTACACTTCTTAAAGCTCTGCACTATCCCACAGGAATATCACTTATAGTAGGTGATACCATGAGAAGCTAGCAGCAATTATGGAGTTCTCTCTCTGCAAATACCTTTGAATGTGATTGTTGATTGATTGTCTCCTACGGCATCTGAAAGTGTATCATAGTTACACACCCAGAGCCCCTCAGGATATCtacctaaaacaaaaataccagaaaaagcagcagtgaCTTCTCCCTCCTGCTCATGCACGCCCAGGCCTGTTGTGGGATTCAGCTCCTTCAGTTATACCAGTGGTATTGGGCTTTGAATACTATAGTTCTCACCTCCGCATGCAAACCCAGCTCTACGCACACGTTCTACTGCCTCGCTTTCCCAAAGCTGAACACATATTTGTCTTTGTATGTGTCACGTCAGTGACTCTGCctttcttctctgtttcagCAGTGAGCAGAGCAGGGCAGACAAAGGCGAGCTCTCCATCACAGGAAGACTCCTTCCACAAGCCGGTGAAGTTGGCCGGCTTGACGAGCCACGGATGCACCGACACTGACTGTGAGCCTGAGCTCAGGCAGACTCTGCTGTCCAATGGACACGCCCTC
Protein-coding sequences here:
- the lrig1 gene encoding leucine-rich repeats and immunoglobulin-like domains protein 1 isoform X5, with the translated sequence MKLGRNPAVTSQQPIAFSHGRIVGLLLCFQRGITERARRKKKEKSNSNCTCSGDSVDCSDLGLTATPLDLPVRTVSLNLSHNKLTAISPEVFASLPNLRELRLDHNELTSVPDLGQAAPKIVSLYLHHNKIRSIDGRRTEELVSVETLDLSNNDITELRGQCFPAGLQIRNLHLSNNKISVLELGALDHLGSTLQVLRLSRNRISQIPVKAFQLPRLTQLELNRNRIRQVEGLTFQGLSSLEVLRLQRNSISKLTDGAFFDLAKMKVLHLDYNSLTEVNSGSLYGLTSLQQLFLSNNSIARINPDGWKFCQKLRELNLSYNNLTRLDEGSLAVLGDLHTLRLGHNSISHINEGAFRGLKALRILELDHNDISGTIEDTNGAFSGLDSLIKLTLFGNKIKSVAKKAFSGLETLEHLNLGENAIRSIQPDAFSKMRNLKSLLIQSNSLRCDCQLHWLPDWLVARSLQAGINATCAHPESLKGKSIFEVPSSSFVCDDLPKPQITVQPENTVTVLGSEVRLTCTAASSSSSPMTFAWRKDQELLRNAEMENYAHVRAHHQGATPDLPGAGGGGVMEYTTILHLRHVTFAHEGRYQCIITNHFGSTYSSKARVIVNVLPSFVKTPRDSTIRTGHTARLECAAEGHPAPQIAWQKDGGTDFPAARERRMHVMPDDDVFFIMDVKPEDMGVYSCTAKNTAGTVSANATLTVLETPHLAQDLEDRSVAVGDTVALQCKALGSPPPRITWLRHDQPLRPSDRHHFTPGNQLLVIGSASLEDAGRYTCLMSNTLGTERAHSQLVVTQRRSTCTATTGPSTVTIGIIVIAVVTSIVVTSLVWVCIIYQTRKKSEDCSVTNTDETIVHPDVSSYLSSQGTLSERQDVCIRVEAGGGPQPNGHVVDTTGFDGAVLCTDCMENGNSYSKDPDYLAHGFGPAAGMEYQQQLIPPPYSYCHPREQHDPGSHTTPLCNGTPNRIRKNSEGSALPKNHNTTLNQYDRKVSRAGQTKASSPSQEDSFHKPVKLAGLTSHGCTDTDCEL
- the lrig1 gene encoding leucine-rich repeats and immunoglobulin-like domains protein 1 isoform X1, with amino-acid sequence MKLGRNPAVTSQQPIAFSHGRIVGLLLCFQRGITERARRKKKEKSNSNCTCSGDSVDCSDLGLTATPLDLPVRTVSLNLSHNKLTAISPEVFASLPNLRELRLDHNELTSVPDLGQAAPKIVSLYLHHNKIRSIDGRRTEELVSVETLDLSNNDITELRGQCFPAGLQIRNLHLSNNKISVLELGALDHLGSTLQVLRLSRNRISQIPVKAFQLPRLTQLELNRNRIRQVEGLTFQGLSSLEVLRLQRNSISKLTDGAFFDLAKMKVLHLDYNSLTEVNSGSLYGLTSLQQLFLSNNSIARINPDGWKFCQKLRELNLSYNNLTRLDEGSLAVLGDLHTLRLGHNSISHINEGAFRGLKALRILELDHNDISGTIEDTNGAFSGLDSLIKLTLFGNKIKSVAKKAFSGLETLEHLNLGENAIRSIQPDAFSKMRNLKSLLIQSNSLRCDCQLHWLPDWLVARSLQAGINATCAHPESLKGKSIFEVPSSSFVCDDLPKPQITVQPENTVTVLGSEVRLTCTAASSSSSPMTFAWRKDQELLRNAEMENYAHVRAHHQGATPDLPGAGGGGVMEYTTILHLRHVTFAHEGRYQCIITNHFGSTYSSKARVIVNVLPSFVKTPRDSTIRTGHTARLECAAEGHPAPQIAWQKDGGTDFPAARERRMHVMPDDDVFFIMDVKPEDMGVYSCTAKNTAGTVSANATLTVLETPHLAQDLEDRSVAVGDTVALQCKALGSPPPRITWLRHDQPLRPSDRHHFTPGNQLLVIGSASLEDAGRYTCLMSNTLGTERAHSQLVVTQRRSTCTATTGPSTVTIGIIVIAVVTSIVVTSLVWVCIIYQTRKKSEDCSVTNTDETIVHPDVSSYLSSQGTLSERQDVCIRVEAGGGPQPNGHVVDTTGFDGAVLCTDCMENGNSYSKDPDYLAHGFGPAAGMEYQQQLIPPPYSYCHPREQHDPGSHTTPLCNGTPNRIRKNSEGSALPKNHNTTLNQYDRKAVSRAGQTKASSPSQEDSFHKPVKLAGLTSHGCTDTDCEPELRQTLLSNGHALRASQNESASLRRASD
- the lrig1 gene encoding leucine-rich repeats and immunoglobulin-like domains protein 1 isoform X3, whose protein sequence is MGGSLDCCCVSNVGLRNEPVGKKRKKVTRYGLSSDTPCAQNCTCSGDSVDCSDLGLTATPLDLPVRTVSLNLSHNKLTAISPEVFASLPNLRELRLDHNELTSVPDLGQAAPKIVSLYLHHNKIRSIDGRRTEELVSVETLDLSNNDITELRGQCFPAGLQIRNLHLSNNKISVLELGALDHLGSTLQVLRLSRNRISQIPVKAFQLPRLTQLELNRNRIRQVEGLTFQGLSSLEVLRLQRNSISKLTDGAFFDLAKMKVLHLDYNSLTEVNSGSLYGLTSLQQLFLSNNSIARINPDGWKFCQKLRELNLSYNNLTRLDEGSLAVLGDLHTLRLGHNSISHINEGAFRGLKALRILELDHNDISGTIEDTNGAFSGLDSLIKLTLFGNKIKSVAKKAFSGLETLEHLNLGENAIRSIQPDAFSKMRNLKSLLIQSNSLRCDCQLHWLPDWLVARSLQAGINATCAHPESLKGKSIFEVPSSSFVCDDLPKPQITVQPENTVTVLGSEVRLTCTAASSSSSPMTFAWRKDQELLRNAEMENYAHVRAHHQGATPDLPGAGGGGVMEYTTILHLRHVTFAHEGRYQCIITNHFGSTYSSKARVIVNVLPSFVKTPRDSTIRTGHTARLECAAEGHPAPQIAWQKDGGTDFPAARERRMHVMPDDDVFFIMDVKPEDMGVYSCTAKNTAGTVSANATLTVLETPHLAQDLEDRSVAVGDTVALQCKALGSPPPRITWLRHDQPLRPSDRHHFTPGNQLLVIGSASLEDAGRYTCLMSNTLGTERAHSQLVVTQRRSTCTATTGPSTVTIGIIVIAVVTSIVVTSLVWVCIIYQTRKKSEDCSVTNTDETIVHPDVSSYLSSQGTLSERQDVCIRVEAGGGPQPNGHVVDTTGFDGAVLCTDCMENGNSYSKDPDYLAHGFGPAAGMEYQQQLIPPPYSYCHPREQHDPGSHTTPLCNGTPNRIRKNSEGSALPKNHNTTLNQYDRKAVSRAGQTKASSPSQEDSFHKPVKLAGLTSHGCTDTDCEPELRQTLLSNGHALRASQNESASLRRASD
- the lrig1 gene encoding leucine-rich repeats and immunoglobulin-like domains protein 1 isoform X7; translated protein: MGGSLDCCCVSNVGLRNEPVGKKRKKVTRNLSHNKLTAISPEVFASLPNLRELRLDHNELTSVPDLGQAAPKIVSLYLHHNKIRSIDGRRTEELVSVETLDLSNNDITELRGQCFPAGLQIRNLHLSNNKISVLELGALDHLGSTLQVLRLSRNRISQIPVKAFQLPRLTQLELNRNRIRQVEGLTFQGLSSLEVLRLQRNSISKLTDGAFFDLAKMKVLHLDYNSLTEVNSGSLYGLTSLQQLFLSNNSIARINPDGWKFCQKLRELNLSYNNLTRLDEGSLAVLGDLHTLRLGHNSISHINEGAFRGLKALRILELDHNDISGTIEDTNGAFSGLDSLIKLTLFGNKIKSVAKKAFSGLETLEHLNLGENAIRSIQPDAFSKMRNLKSLLIQSNSLRCDCQLHWLPDWLVARSLQAGINATCAHPESLKGKSIFEVPSSSFVCDDLPKPQITVQPENTVTVLGSEVRLTCTAASSSSSPMTFAWRKDQELLRNAEMENYAHVRAHHQGATPDLPGAGGGGVMEYTTILHLRHVTFAHEGRYQCIITNHFGSTYSSKARVIVNVLPSFVKTPRDSTIRTGHTARLECAAEGHPAPQIAWQKDGGTDFPAARERRMHVMPDDDVFFIMDVKPEDMGVYSCTAKNTAGTVSANATLTVLETPHLAQDLEDRSVAVGDTVALQCKALGSPPPRITWLRHDQPLRPSDRHHFTPGNQLLVIGSASLEDAGRYTCLMSNTLGTERAHSQLVVTQRRSTCTATTGPSTVTIGIIVIAVVTSIVVTSLVWVCIIYQTRKKSEDCSVTNTDETIVHPDVSSYLSSQGTLSERQDVCIRVEAGGGPQPNGHVVDTTGFDGAVLCTDCMENGNSYSKDPDYLAHGFGPAAGMEYQQQLIPPPYSYCHPREQHDPGSHTTPLCNGTPNRIRKNSEGSALPKNHNTTLNQYDRKAVSRAGQTKASSPSQEDSFHKPVKLAGLTSHGCTDTDCEPELRQTLLSNGHALRASQNESASLRRASD